Proteins from a genomic interval of Candidatus Omnitrophota bacterium:
- the lipB gene encoding lipoyl(octanoyl) transferase LipB — MREVHQLGLTDYQFSRDFQAGIFEKVKSGSLRSALILCRHRPVITMGRQAKPQNIRSSPAELDIKGIRTVFVERGGDVTYHGPGQLVIYPVCDLRFFGKDLHHYLRMLESLVMGTLTESGINPCRKPGLTGVWVDEAKISSIGIAVRNWISYHGIALNVKKDDLEGFSLIRPCGMDIRMTSMETLLNRDVSFEQVSSSIIRRFQKC, encoded by the coding sequence ATGCGCGAGGTTCATCAGCTTGGATTGACGGATTATCAGTTTTCCCGGGACTTTCAGGCCGGGATCTTTGAAAAGGTTAAGAGCGGCTCTTTGAGATCTGCGCTTATTTTATGCCGGCATCGCCCGGTGATCACTATGGGCAGGCAGGCAAAGCCTCAGAATATCAGATCCAGCCCGGCGGAGCTTGATATAAAAGGCATCCGCACGGTCTTTGTGGAACGCGGAGGGGATGTGACCTACCACGGCCCGGGCCAGCTGGTCATTTATCCGGTCTGCGACCTGCGGTTCTTCGGCAAAGACCTGCATCATTACCTGCGTATGCTGGAAAGCCTGGTCATGGGGACATTGACCGAATCCGGCATAAACCCCTGCCGGAAACCGGGATTGACCGGGGTATGGGTGGATGAGGCGAAGATATCATCGATCGGCATAGCGGTGCGTAATTGGATAAGCTATCATGGGATAGCCTTGAACGTGAAAAAGGATGACCTGGAGGGTTTTTCATTGATCAGGCCGTGCGGCATGGATATACGGATGACCTCAATGGAAACTCTCCTCAACAGAGACGTCAGCTTTGAACAGGTCAGCTCGTCAATAATCAGGAGATTTCAGAAATGTTAA
- the groES gene encoding co-chaperone GroES, whose translation MKLQPLGDRVVVKPLEAETKSKGGILLPDTAKEKPQQGEIIAAGKGKTLENGSVAALEVKVGDKVLYGKYSGNEFTSKEGEELLIMREEDILAIIK comes from the coding sequence ATGAAGCTTCAACCGTTAGGTGACCGCGTAGTGGTCAAGCCTTTAGAGGCTGAGACTAAATCAAAAGGCGGAATACTTCTTCCGGATACAGCGAAAGAAAAACCGCAGCAGGGCGAGATCATTGCCGCGGGCAAAGGCAAGACTTTGGAAAACGGCAGCGTCGCGGCGTTGGAGGTAAAGGTCGGGGACAAGGTATTATACGGAAAATATTCCGGGAACGAATTCACCAGCAAGGAAGGTGAAGAGCTCTTGATCATGCGGGAAGAGGATATCCTGGCAATAATAAAATAA
- a CDS encoding lipoyl domain-containing protein, with protein sequence MLKAILPELGQGIDKATVSFWFLKEGDKVKEKDDLVELTTDKAAFNLPSPGTGTITEIFFREGETVNVGQVLAHIDEN encoded by the coding sequence ATGTTAAAGGCCATTTTGCCGGAGTTGGGACAGGGGATCGATAAGGCGACTGTATCATTCTGGTTTTTGAAAGAAGGCGACAAGGTCAAGGAAAAGGACGACTTAGTGGAACTGACCACGGATAAAGCCGCGTTCAACCTTCCTTCGCCCGGAACAGGCACGATCACCGAGATATTCTTTCGCGAAGGCGAAACGGTGAATGTCGGCCAGGTCCTGGCGCATATCGACGAGAATTAA